A genomic stretch from Corynebacterium terpenotabidum Y-11 includes:
- a CDS encoding acetyl/propionyl/methylcrotonyl-CoA carboxylase subunit alpha, which yields MPSSILVANRGEIAARVVRTARDLGLTSVAVYSDQDIESPAVILADEAYALEGTTLQETYLDVTKIIDIAKRSGADAVHPGYGFLSEVPEAAAAIADAGLTWLGPSAETISQLGDKISARRVAIAAGVSPVPGTVDPVSDMAEVDAFIAEHGFPIVLKRSDGGGGRGIEVMRTDEDVKNFAAGHAMAGGDLGKFFIEKFITSGRHIETQCMRDSHGNFAVVTTRDCSVQRRNQKVIEEAPAPFLPAGAEETLVKWSKALFDQTDYVGLGTCEFMLADDGSLNFLEVNPRLQVEHTVSEEVTGLDLVEAQIIIAGGGTIPEVPEVRGHSIELRITSEDPAKDLAPAAGKISGLNWPAGHGIRIETGVRLGDTVSPEFDSMIAKLIVTGPTRARAIERARRAIGELEIAGIATVTPLLDLIIAHPDFDATNEHADLQVRTRWLETTFLPELTDAEWKKLGKTGDADADAGSSADDGVGHAIAEALRTFTAQIDGRRHKITLPEGLASLAGLGSMMQSGLGNLGDSLGELGSNARRRVQPLRGSRRQKKKDAAPEAGAGLTAAGALLAPMQAIVVRMGAEVGAQVNEGDVVIVLEAMKMEKYIHAPASGVLASVEVAVGQNVPAGTPLLHIDVADDAATDAAETNETPEEA from the coding sequence ATGCCGTCCAGCATTCTCGTGGCGAACCGCGGTGAGATCGCCGCACGCGTCGTCCGGACCGCCCGTGACCTCGGCCTGACCTCGGTCGCCGTCTACTCCGACCAGGACATTGAATCCCCGGCCGTCATCCTGGCCGACGAGGCCTACGCCCTGGAGGGCACCACCCTCCAGGAGACCTACCTCGACGTCACCAAGATCATCGACATCGCCAAGCGATCCGGTGCAGACGCCGTCCACCCCGGTTACGGCTTCCTCTCCGAAGTCCCCGAGGCCGCCGCAGCCATCGCGGACGCCGGCCTGACCTGGCTCGGCCCCTCCGCCGAGACGATCAGCCAGCTCGGTGACAAGATCAGCGCCCGCCGCGTCGCCATCGCCGCCGGTGTCTCCCCGGTGCCCGGCACCGTCGACCCGGTATCCGACATGGCCGAGGTTGACGCCTTCATCGCCGAGCACGGCTTCCCCATCGTCCTCAAGCGCTCCGACGGAGGCGGTGGCCGCGGCATCGAGGTCATGCGCACCGACGAGGACGTGAAGAACTTCGCCGCCGGCCACGCTATGGCTGGCGGTGACCTCGGCAAGTTCTTCATCGAGAAGTTCATCACCTCCGGTCGGCACATCGAGACCCAGTGCATGCGTGATTCGCACGGCAACTTCGCCGTCGTCACCACCCGCGACTGCTCCGTCCAGCGCCGCAACCAGAAGGTCATCGAAGAAGCCCCGGCCCCCTTCCTGCCCGCCGGAGCCGAAGAGACCCTCGTGAAGTGGTCCAAGGCACTCTTCGACCAGACGGACTACGTCGGCCTCGGTACCTGCGAATTCATGCTCGCCGACGACGGCAGCCTCAACTTCCTCGAGGTCAACCCGCGCCTCCAGGTCGAGCACACTGTCTCCGAGGAGGTCACCGGCCTCGACCTCGTTGAGGCCCAGATCATCATCGCCGGCGGCGGTACCATCCCGGAGGTCCCGGAGGTCCGCGGTCACTCCATCGAGCTGCGCATCACCTCCGAAGACCCGGCGAAGGACCTCGCCCCGGCCGCCGGCAAGATCTCCGGGCTGAACTGGCCCGCCGGCCACGGCATCCGCATCGAGACCGGTGTGCGCCTCGGCGACACCGTCTCCCCGGAGTTCGACTCGATGATCGCCAAGCTCATCGTCACCGGACCGACCCGTGCCCGGGCCATCGAGCGCGCCCGCCGTGCTATCGGCGAGCTGGAGATCGCGGGCATCGCCACGGTCACCCCGCTGCTCGACCTCATCATCGCCCACCCCGATTTCGACGCCACCAATGAGCACGCTGACCTGCAGGTCCGTACCCGGTGGCTGGAGACGACCTTCCTCCCGGAGCTCACCGACGCCGAATGGAAGAAGCTCGGGAAGACCGGTGACGCGGACGCCGACGCCGGCAGTTCCGCCGACGACGGCGTCGGCCACGCCATTGCCGAAGCACTGCGCACCTTCACCGCCCAGATCGACGGCCGCCGCCACAAGATCACCTTGCCCGAGGGCCTGGCGTCGCTGGCGGGTCTCGGTTCGATGATGCAGTCCGGCCTCGGCAACCTCGGCGATTCCCTCGGCGAGCTCGGCAGCAACGCCCGCCGTCGCGTCCAGCCGCTGCGTGGTTCCCGCCGCCAGAAGAAGAAGGACGCCGCCCCCGAGGCCGGTGCCGGTCTCACCGCCGCCGGCGCACTGCTCGCCCCGATGCAGGCCATCGTCGTGCGCATGGGTGCCGAGGTCGGTGCCCAGGTCAACGAGGGTGACGTCGTCATCGTCCTGGAGGCCATGAAGATGGAGAAGTACATCCACGCCCCGGCGTCCGGTGTCCTGGCCTCTGTCGAGGTCGCGGTCGGGCAGAACGTTCCGGCCGGCACCCCGCTGCTCCACATCGACGTGGCGGACGACGCGGCCACCGATGCCGCCGAGACCAACGAGACCCCCGAGGAGGCGTAG
- a CDS encoding DoxX family protein translates to MTTSTDTVRTAVWASVFGGAGVLHFAVRPFYDTLVPEQLPGEAKYWTWGSGVLEFALAAAIANPGTRKKAARPAAAFLLGVLPGNVKMALDWQKDDRKSPALKAGGWARVALQFPMIASVLRVGQADHH, encoded by the coding sequence ATGACCACCTCCACAGACACTGTCCGCACCGCCGTCTGGGCCTCCGTCTTCGGCGGGGCGGGCGTCCTCCACTTCGCCGTCCGGCCGTTCTATGACACACTCGTCCCCGAGCAGCTGCCCGGTGAAGCGAAATACTGGACGTGGGGGAGCGGCGTCCTGGAGTTCGCGCTGGCCGCAGCGATCGCGAACCCCGGAACCCGGAAGAAGGCCGCGCGTCCGGCTGCGGCATTCCTCCTCGGCGTCCTTCCGGGGAACGTCAAGATGGCGCTGGACTGGCAGAAGGATGATCGGAAGTCCCCGGCGCTGAAGGCCGGCGGTTGGGCGCGGGTCGCGCTCCAGTTCCCGATGATCGCCTCGGTACTCCGGGTGGGGCAGGCAGATCACCACTGA
- a CDS encoding HutD/Ves family protein encodes MTNTWRTYRRFADLTPQPWANGRGTTVELVSAEESVQLTDATVGTGRWRLSLASLQEEGPFSPLPGMDRIHTPLDAIELTVDGIPHRIPALTPFAFDGGAATSLTSLPCPTRAVNLMVEQGDSAAGRLTVQVVDAGAPVTGGGTDGIDGADSADRAGRIFVAVALDGTFDLVVPHTGGGEEFRDLAGGTSLVVVTWVA; translated from the coding sequence ATGACCAACACCTGGCGTACCTACCGACGCTTTGCCGACCTGACTCCACAACCCTGGGCTAACGGGCGGGGTACCACCGTCGAACTTGTCTCCGCCGAGGAGAGTGTGCAGTTGACCGACGCGACCGTCGGTACTGGACGCTGGCGTCTCAGCCTGGCGTCCCTGCAGGAAGAGGGACCTTTTTCCCCGCTGCCGGGCATGGACCGCATCCACACCCCGCTTGACGCGATCGAGCTCACCGTCGACGGCATCCCGCACCGCATTCCGGCACTCACCCCGTTCGCCTTCGATGGTGGAGCGGCAACTTCCCTGACTAGCCTGCCCTGCCCGACCCGGGCGGTGAACCTCATGGTCGAGCAGGGTGATTCGGCGGCTGGACGTCTCACCGTGCAGGTTGTCGATGCCGGAGCCCCGGTCACCGGAGGCGGTACTGACGGTATTGACGGCGCTGACAGCGCTGACAGGGCCGGACGCATCTTCGTCGCCGTCGCCCTCGACGGCACCTTTGACCTGGTGGTTCCGCACACCGGCGGAGGAGAGGAGTTCCGTGACTTGGCTGGTGGGACATCGCTGGTCGTCGTAACCTGGGTGGCATGA
- the recR gene encoding recombination mediator RecR — MFEGPLQDVIDEFSRLPGVGPKSAQRIAFHLLQAEATDIERLAGALTRLQQGVHFCRICHNISSEDVCRICADSSRDATLICVVEESKDIQVIERTGEYKGRYHVLGGSLDPLNGVGPKELNVTALVQRIGGRVDDVPDADGTLPDAPEIVEVIIATDPNTEGEATASYLGRLLKDFPGLTVSRLASGIPMGGDLEFVDELTLSRAFEGRTPVR; from the coding sequence TTGTTCGAAGGTCCACTCCAGGACGTCATCGACGAGTTCTCCCGACTTCCCGGGGTGGGCCCGAAAAGTGCCCAGCGCATCGCTTTCCACCTTCTCCAGGCCGAGGCGACCGACATTGAGCGGCTCGCCGGTGCGCTGACCCGGTTGCAGCAGGGCGTCCATTTCTGCCGCATCTGCCACAACATCTCTTCGGAGGACGTCTGCCGTATCTGCGCGGATTCCTCGCGGGACGCCACATTGATCTGCGTTGTCGAGGAATCCAAGGACATCCAGGTCATCGAACGCACCGGAGAGTACAAGGGCCGCTACCACGTGCTCGGCGGGTCGCTCGATCCGCTCAACGGGGTGGGCCCGAAGGAGCTGAACGTCACCGCACTGGTGCAGCGCATCGGTGGGCGGGTCGATGATGTGCCGGACGCCGACGGCACCCTGCCGGACGCCCCGGAGATCGTCGAGGTGATCATCGCCACCGACCCGAACACAGAGGGGGAGGCCACGGCGTCCTACCTGGGTCGGCTGCTCAAAGACTTCCCGGGGCTGACGGTGTCGCGCCTGGCCTCGGGTATCCCGATGGGCGGTGACCTGGAGTTCGTCGACGAGCTGACGCTGTCCCGGGCCTTCGAGGGGCGCACGCCGGTGCGGTGA
- a CDS encoding YbaB/EbfC family nucleoid-associated protein: MNQIMAQAQQMQQKLQAAQAEIVASTVEGTAGNGLVTVTITGAGEVKAVSIDPQIVDPDDVETLQDLVIGAFQAANDNLQKLSQEKMGPVSQSLGGFGF; encoded by the coding sequence ATGAACCAGATCATGGCCCAGGCCCAGCAGATGCAGCAGAAGCTCCAGGCGGCACAGGCCGAGATCGTCGCCTCCACCGTCGAGGGGACCGCCGGCAACGGACTCGTCACCGTCACCATCACCGGTGCCGGTGAGGTCAAGGCCGTCTCCATCGATCCGCAGATCGTCGACCCGGACGATGTGGAGACCCTGCAGGACCTCGTCATCGGCGCTTTCCAGGCCGCGAACGACAACCTCCAGAAGCTGTCGCAGGAGAAGATGGGGCCGGTGTCGCAGAGCCTCGGCGGCTTCGGTTTCTAG
- a CDS encoding DNA polymerase III subunit gamma and tau yields the protein MALYRKYRPATFAEVVGQEHVTEPLCTSLDSGRINHAYLFSGPRGCGKTSSARILARSLNCVEGPTSTPCGVCDSCVALAPGGPGTLDVTELDAATHNGVDDMRELRDRAFYAPAESRYRVFIIDEAHMISSAGFNALLKIVEEPPEHLIFIFATTEPEKLLQTIRSRTHNYPFRLLTPPAMRGLLERICTEEGVVVEDAVYPLVIRAGGGSPRDSLSVMDQLLAGAGPEGVTYSRAVALLGVTDSALIDRAVDALSAADQAELFSVVSDVIDAGHDPRRFTTDLLDRFRDLLVVQSVPEAFDTGLVDAPVDQRDVMTRQAGELGSATLTRCAALVNEGLMQMRGATSPRLLLEILCARMALPAAGMTVEALAQRIEALESGQVTPGNGGAAGVPRGVAADSGAGTDAPSAAGSTRYVRKSQRPAEAPKETPAATPAATPVEVPTESSAPTPVAEPEVPAPVSAPAPETEPVPEPVPEPVPEPESAPTATSVPEAVADVAPAPEDDGMTEAERARAIMRRNRRRDTEQVSAPAREPAPAPEPAAVSEPTPVSEPAAKPEPGPTPEPVASAPAAQPAPDPVSRWDEILEALRGIDLSAWIAARDATPTLGDPGPDGTASVVLHHHTGALANFINDPAHARAYSSASSQVMGAPVTVHAVVGAAPSLPESLESLESPGKAEAARPEPSEQEQPPAPEPEPVPSPQPEREPAPEPAPEPEPPSAPAPRDSASTDDQPVTGWRARVARNNHRRAGAAAAADNGFHGVPLPDEPGEPWDVGPEFPPDPTQGYPDEAAVRAAEAEEALAQLDDPDARTLDHRSALEIAGELLEKNLGAERTR from the coding sequence GTGGCTCTCTACAGGAAGTACCGACCGGCGACATTCGCCGAGGTCGTCGGGCAGGAACATGTGACCGAACCGCTGTGCACCTCGTTGGACAGCGGGAGGATCAACCACGCGTACCTGTTCTCGGGACCGCGGGGCTGCGGTAAGACGTCCTCGGCACGCATCCTCGCCCGGTCGTTGAACTGCGTCGAGGGGCCGACGTCGACGCCCTGCGGCGTCTGTGATTCCTGTGTCGCACTCGCCCCCGGTGGCCCCGGCACCCTTGATGTCACGGAGCTGGACGCCGCCACGCACAACGGCGTCGACGATATGCGTGAACTGCGTGACCGGGCGTTCTACGCCCCGGCGGAGTCCCGCTACCGCGTCTTCATCATCGACGAGGCGCACATGATTTCCTCGGCCGGGTTCAATGCTCTGCTGAAGATCGTGGAGGAACCGCCGGAGCACCTCATCTTCATCTTCGCCACGACGGAGCCGGAGAAGCTGCTGCAGACCATCCGGTCGCGGACGCACAATTACCCCTTCCGTCTGCTGACTCCGCCAGCGATGCGTGGTCTGCTGGAACGGATCTGCACCGAAGAGGGCGTGGTCGTGGAGGACGCCGTCTATCCGCTGGTCATCCGCGCCGGTGGTGGCTCCCCCCGTGATTCGTTGTCGGTGATGGACCAGCTGCTCGCCGGGGCAGGGCCGGAGGGCGTGACCTACTCTCGCGCGGTCGCGCTGCTGGGGGTGACCGATTCGGCGCTGATCGACCGGGCGGTGGACGCGCTCTCCGCCGCCGACCAGGCGGAGTTGTTCTCAGTGGTCAGCGATGTGATCGACGCCGGCCACGATCCTCGCCGGTTCACCACCGACCTGCTCGACCGGTTCCGGGACCTCTTGGTGGTCCAGTCGGTCCCTGAGGCATTCGATACCGGCCTGGTCGACGCCCCGGTCGATCAGCGCGATGTGATGACCCGGCAGGCCGGTGAGCTGGGTTCGGCGACGCTGACCCGGTGTGCTGCGCTGGTCAATGAGGGTCTGATGCAGATGCGCGGGGCGACGTCGCCACGTCTGCTGCTGGAGATCCTCTGTGCCCGGATGGCCCTGCCGGCGGCGGGGATGACGGTGGAGGCTCTGGCCCAGCGGATCGAGGCCCTGGAATCGGGCCAGGTCACCCCGGGGAACGGTGGTGCGGCCGGTGTTCCGAGGGGTGTTGCGGCGGATTCCGGTGCCGGGACAGACGCCCCGTCGGCCGCCGGATCGACACGGTACGTGCGGAAGTCGCAGCGTCCGGCAGAGGCTCCGAAGGAGACTCCGGCGGCGACTCCGGCGGCGACTCCGGTGGAGGTGCCGACGGAGTCGTCGGCTCCGACACCAGTGGCAGAGCCCGAGGTTCCCGCGCCGGTGTCTGCTCCTGCGCCCGAGACCGAGCCCGTACCCGAGCCGGTACCCGAACCAGTGCCCGAGCCTGAGTCTGCTCCCACCGCGACCTCAGTGCCGGAGGCTGTCGCCGACGTCGCCCCGGCCCCCGAGGACGACGGAATGACCGAGGCGGAACGCGCCCGGGCGATCATGCGGCGCAACCGGCGTCGCGACACGGAGCAGGTCAGTGCGCCGGCACGAGAACCGGCACCTGCACCGGAGCCGGCCGCGGTGTCTGAACCGACTCCGGTGTCTGAGCCGGCCGCGAAGCCCGAGCCCGGGCCGACTCCGGAACCGGTGGCGTCCGCCCCAGCGGCACAACCTGCCCCGGACCCGGTATCGCGCTGGGATGAGATTCTCGAGGCGTTGCGAGGCATCGACCTCAGCGCCTGGATCGCAGCCCGGGACGCCACGCCGACCCTCGGTGACCCCGGCCCGGACGGCACCGCGTCCGTGGTCCTGCACCACCACACCGGTGCGCTGGCGAATTTCATTAACGATCCCGCGCACGCCCGCGCCTATTCCTCGGCATCGTCACAGGTCATGGGTGCTCCGGTGACGGTGCACGCGGTGGTCGGAGCGGCACCGTCGCTGCCGGAGTCGCTGGAGTCGCTGGAGTCGCCGGGAAAAGCTGAGGCGGCCCGCCCCGAACCCTCGGAGCAGGAACAGCCGCCGGCCCCCGAGCCTGAACCAGTACCGTCACCGCAGCCTGAGCGGGAGCCTGCCCCCGAGCCTGCCCCCGAGCCCGAGCCACCATCGGCCCCGGCGCCCCGCGACTCCGCTTCGACGGACGATCAACCGGTCACCGGCTGGCGCGCGCGGGTGGCCCGCAACAACCACCGGCGGGCCGGTGCCGCCGCAGCCGCCGACAACGGCTTCCACGGCGTCCCGCTGCCGGACGAACCGGGTGAACCCTGGGACGTCGGCCCCGAGTTCCCCCCGGACCCGACCCAGGGCTACCCGGACGAGGCGGCGGTCCGCGCCGCCGAAGCGGAAGAGGCGCTCGCCCAGCTCGACGACCCGGACGCCCGCACCCTCGACCATCGCTCCGCCCTGGAGATCGCCGGTGAACTGCTGGAGAAGAACCTCGGTGCCGAGCGAACCCGGTGA
- a CDS encoding aminotransferase class I/II-fold pyridoxal phosphate-dependent enzyme produces MKLTEANTDRLLALKDEVTASYGELKARDLSLNLTRGKPSAEQLDVAESLLALPGEGDHILADGTDVRNYGGGDGISEIRELWAEVLGIPAELVVAGDASSLNIMFDLISWSHTFGNNDSERPWAAEAAEGTVKWICPVPGYDRHFAITETFGYEMVTVPMNEDGPDVDAIRELVKDPQVKGMWVVPVFSNPTGYTVTREVAEALAALETAAPDFRVIWDNAYAVHTLTDEFPEILDIVGIAAAAGNPNRFWAMSSTSKITLAGAGVAFFNSSAENLDWYRKYATIRGIGPNKVNQLAHARYFGNAEGVRAVMRKHSGILGPKFRAVTEILERRGLGDLGVAEWTHPEGGYFISVDVIDGTAKRVVELAKEAGIALTGAGSAYPLKDDPNNRNLRLAPSLPPQEEVEVAMDGVATCMLLAAIEAAEAADAAEAVK; encoded by the coding sequence ATGAAGCTGACCGAAGCCAACACCGACCGACTGCTCGCTCTCAAGGACGAGGTCACCGCCTCTTACGGGGAGCTGAAGGCACGCGATCTGAGCCTGAACCTCACCCGCGGCAAGCCCTCTGCCGAACAGCTGGATGTCGCGGAATCCCTGCTGGCCCTGCCGGGGGAGGGGGACCATATTCTCGCCGACGGCACCGACGTGCGTAACTACGGCGGTGGCGACGGTATCTCTGAGATCCGCGAGCTGTGGGCCGAAGTGCTCGGCATCCCCGCGGAGCTTGTTGTCGCCGGTGACGCCTCCAGCCTCAACATCATGTTCGACCTCATCTCCTGGTCGCACACCTTCGGTAACAATGATTCCGAGCGCCCCTGGGCGGCGGAGGCGGCCGAGGGCACCGTCAAGTGGATCTGCCCGGTCCCCGGCTACGACCGGCACTTCGCCATCACCGAGACCTTCGGCTACGAGATGGTCACCGTCCCGATGAACGAGGACGGCCCCGATGTGGACGCCATCCGCGAACTCGTCAAGGACCCCCAGGTCAAGGGCATGTGGGTCGTGCCGGTGTTCTCCAACCCGACCGGGTACACCGTCACCCGTGAGGTCGCCGAGGCCCTCGCCGCCCTCGAGACCGCCGCCCCGGACTTCCGCGTGATCTGGGACAACGCCTATGCCGTCCACACCCTCACCGACGAGTTCCCGGAGATCCTCGACATCGTCGGCATCGCGGCGGCGGCCGGTAACCCGAACCGCTTCTGGGCGATGTCCTCGACCTCGAAGATCACCCTGGCCGGTGCCGGTGTCGCCTTCTTCAATTCCTCAGCCGAGAACCTGGACTGGTACCGGAAGTACGCCACGATCCGCGGTATCGGCCCGAACAAGGTCAACCAGCTGGCTCACGCCCGCTACTTCGGTAATGCTGAGGGTGTGCGCGCGGTGATGCGCAAGCACTCCGGCATCCTTGGCCCGAAGTTCCGTGCGGTCACGGAGATCCTGGAGCGTCGTGGTCTCGGCGATCTGGGTGTCGCCGAGTGGACCCACCCGGAGGGTGGCTACTTCATCTCCGTGGACGTCATCGATGGGACGGCGAAGCGGGTCGTCGAGTTGGCGAAGGAAGCCGGCATCGCCCTGACCGGTGCGGGCTCCGCCTACCCGCTGAAGGACGACCCGAACAACCGCAACCTGCGTCTCGCTCCGTCCCTGCCGCCGCAGGAAGAGGTCGAGGTGGCGATGGACGGCGTGGCGACCTGTATGTTGCTCGCCGCGATCGAGGCTGCTGAGGCCGCTGACGCCGCCGAGGCCGTGAAGTAG
- a CDS encoding GDSL-type esterase/lipase family protein, which yields MSTHSRSRSARTTRRSRHSSPPGDSRQHRSATSGPRLITRGLLVATGVGVISATGFALAAMSGASSEPSGPTGDVVVFGDSYYSSPDDAALTRPCAQSDQNWPRLAAAATGIPVHDWSCGGAISADLIARIAEAKDAGELGAATRTVFLSIGGNDFAHQSAVRGEAVDDLEGRRATVLDNVAAAVDAITAAAPDAKIVMSSYLPATVGPYVCRSAGANGGVSLPVYDQTLDTVEAYISETLSIAAEQNGASFVDIRSAADGNSTCSPVWQRYVSGEDDGAADVLMAWHPTQAGAQFMADQFIPEFA from the coding sequence TTGAGCACCCACTCCCGTAGCAGGTCCGCCCGGACCACCCGGCGTAGTCGGCACAGCAGCCCACCGGGGGATTCCCGACAGCATCGCTCCGCCACCTCCGGTCCGCGTCTGATCACCCGTGGTCTTCTCGTCGCGACCGGCGTCGGCGTCATCTCGGCAACCGGATTCGCCCTCGCGGCAATGTCCGGGGCGTCCTCCGAACCGTCCGGCCCCACCGGCGACGTCGTCGTTTTCGGGGACTCGTACTATTCCTCGCCGGACGACGCCGCCCTGACCCGCCCCTGCGCCCAGTCCGACCAGAACTGGCCGCGACTGGCTGCGGCAGCCACCGGCATTCCGGTCCATGACTGGTCCTGCGGTGGGGCCATTTCCGCTGACCTGATCGCCCGCATCGCTGAAGCGAAGGACGCCGGGGAGCTCGGTGCCGCCACCCGCACCGTCTTCCTGTCGATCGGCGGCAACGACTTCGCCCACCAGAGTGCAGTCCGCGGCGAGGCCGTCGACGACCTGGAAGGACGCCGCGCCACGGTACTGGACAATGTCGCCGCCGCCGTGGACGCAATCACCGCCGCCGCCCCGGACGCGAAGATCGTCATGTCCAGCTACCTGCCCGCCACAGTCGGCCCGTACGTGTGCCGGTCAGCGGGGGCCAACGGGGGAGTGTCCCTGCCCGTGTACGACCAGACGCTGGACACGGTCGAGGCCTACATCAGCGAGACGCTGTCGATCGCCGCCGAGCAGAACGGGGCGTCCTTCGTGGACATCCGCTCTGCCGCGGACGGCAACTCGACCTGCAGCCCGGTGTGGCAGCGGTACGTGTCCGGGGAGGACGACGGCGCGGCGGACGTCCTCATGGCCTGGCATCCGACCCAGGCCGGGGCCCAGTTCATGGCGGACCAGTTCATCCCCGAGTTCGCCTAG
- a CDS encoding NAD(+) synthase, which translates to MSDQPDQPTRGSYAHGFARVAAVTVPVAVADPATNARTVLDAATALHDDHVAVAVFPELCLSGYAIDDLVYQDVLLDAVAEAVEMLVAASVDLMPVLVVGAPLQHRNRLYNCAVVIHRGEILGVVPKSNLPTYREFYERRWYAPGDDIRGGTVRIGDNQALFGTDLLFDATDVPGLTLHAEICEDMWVPVPPSARAALAGASVLLNLSGSPITQRRADDRHLLASSASLRCQAAYVYAAAGQGESTNDVAWDGLTMVHERGVLLTETERFPDGPRWSVADVDLDSIRQARLHQGTFDDNRRTQDDRGAHPDTYRTVSFTLHPPMHEIGLRRDLARFPFVPGDPARLAQDCYEAFNIQVAGLAQRLSAIGNPKPVIGVSGGLDSTHALLVIARAMDRAGRPRSDILAYTMPGFATSDHTKSNAVKLAEAIGASIETIDIIPAATELLTKMHHPFGDGEPVYDVTFENVQAGLRTDYLFRLANHHGGIVVGTGDLSEIALGWCTYGVGDQMSHYGVNSGVPKTLMQHLIRWVISAGEGVDAATAEVLQSVLDTEISPELVPPGADGAVQSTESAIGPYALHDFTLWHILAGLRPSKIAFLAWHAWKDAEVGEWPAGFPEEDRYTYDLATIVRWERSFLQRFFGFAQFKRTAIPNGPKVSPAGSLSPRGDWRAPSDGNARAWLAELDAAYPPV; encoded by the coding sequence ATGTCCGATCAGCCTGATCAGCCCACCCGCGGCAGCTACGCCCACGGCTTCGCCCGTGTCGCCGCCGTCACCGTCCCCGTCGCCGTCGCCGACCCGGCCACGAATGCCCGGACCGTCCTCGACGCCGCGACCGCACTCCACGACGACCATGTCGCTGTCGCCGTCTTCCCTGAACTCTGCCTCTCCGGTTACGCCATCGACGACCTCGTCTACCAGGATGTCCTGCTGGACGCCGTGGCCGAGGCGGTGGAGATGCTCGTCGCCGCCTCCGTCGACCTCATGCCTGTCCTCGTCGTCGGTGCCCCGCTGCAGCACCGGAACCGTCTCTACAACTGCGCGGTCGTCATCCACCGCGGTGAGATCCTCGGCGTCGTCCCGAAGTCCAACCTCCCGACCTACCGCGAGTTCTATGAACGACGTTGGTACGCCCCCGGTGACGACATCCGCGGCGGAACCGTCCGGATCGGCGACAACCAGGCACTGTTCGGCACGGACCTGCTGTTCGACGCCACCGATGTGCCGGGCCTGACCCTCCACGCCGAGATCTGCGAGGACATGTGGGTCCCCGTCCCGCCGAGTGCCCGGGCCGCACTGGCCGGCGCGTCGGTGCTGCTCAACCTCTCCGGCTCCCCCATCACCCAGCGGCGGGCCGATGACCGGCACCTGCTGGCGTCCAGCGCGTCCCTGCGCTGCCAGGCAGCCTATGTCTACGCCGCCGCCGGCCAGGGCGAATCCACCAACGATGTCGCTTGGGACGGGCTGACCATGGTGCATGAGCGCGGCGTCCTCCTCACGGAAACCGAGCGCTTCCCCGATGGGCCGCGCTGGTCCGTCGCCGACGTCGACCTCGACAGTATCCGTCAGGCCCGCCTGCACCAGGGCACCTTCGACGACAACCGCCGCACCCAGGATGACCGGGGAGCACACCCTGACACCTACCGCACTGTCAGCTTCACCCTGCACCCGCCGATGCACGAGATCGGACTGCGCCGCGACCTCGCCCGCTTCCCCTTCGTCCCCGGTGACCCGGCCCGCCTGGCCCAGGACTGCTACGAGGCCTTCAATATCCAGGTCGCCGGGCTCGCCCAGCGGCTCAGCGCCATCGGCAACCCGAAGCCGGTCATCGGCGTCTCCGGTGGGCTCGATTCCACCCACGCCCTGCTGGTCATCGCCCGGGCGATGGACCGTGCCGGGCGTCCGCGTTCCGACATCCTGGCGTACACCATGCCCGGTTTCGCGACGAGCGACCACACGAAGTCGAATGCGGTGAAGCTCGCTGAGGCGATCGGGGCGTCCATCGAGACGATCGACATCATCCCCGCCGCGACCGAGCTGCTGACGAAGATGCACCACCCCTTCGGGGACGGTGAGCCGGTGTACGACGTCACCTTTGAGAATGTCCAGGCTGGTCTGCGTACCGACTACCTCTTCCGTTTGGCGAACCATCACGGCGGCATCGTCGTCGGCACCGGGGACCTCTCCGAGATCGCGCTGGGCTGGTGCACCTACGGCGTCGGTGACCAGATGAGCCACTACGGGGTGAACAGTGGTGTGCCGAAGACACTCATGCAGCACCTCATCCGCTGGGTGATCAGCGCTGGTGAGGGGGTGGACGCCGCGACCGCCGAGGTGCTCCAATCCGTCCTGGACACGGAGATCAGCCCCGAACTCGTCCCGCCGGGGGCAGACGGCGCGGTGCAGTCCACCGAATCCGCCATCGGGCCCTACGCCCTGCACGATTTCACCCTGTGGCACATCCTCGCGGGGCTGCGTCCCTCCAAGATCGCCTTCCTCGCCTGGCATGCGTGGAAGGACGCCGAGGTCGGCGAGTGGCCGGCCGGGTTCCCCGAGGAGGACCGCTACACCTACGATCTGGCGACGATCGTGCGCTGGGAGCGCTCCTTCCTCCAGCGGTTCTTCGGGTTCGCCCAGTTCAAGCGCACGGCGATCCCCAACGGTCCGAAGGTCTCCCCGGCCGGGTCACTGTCGCCGCGCGGGGACTGGCGGGCGCCCTCGGACGGCAATGCGCGGGCCTGGCTCGCCGAGCTGGACGCCGCGTACCCGCCGGTGTGA